The genomic stretch ACACACGGGAGACCACCTACAAGTGACGGTGAAAGAACGGGATGCTTTGGTTCAACGTTTACCATCGGAAATCTTCCCGGAGTATTTCTTGATCCGGGTGAACGAGTTTGACAAGGTGGCGACAACTCCGCTTGAAGAGTGGCTGGATTACCTGAAAAACGATCATATTCGTCCCGATACAACCACGCCGGGGTTGAAAGAAGCTCGGGAAAAATTGGTCTATTATAATATGAACCCCACGGAACGTGCTGATTATGATCGTCATGTGGATGCTATTATGATCCAAAATGACGTGCTGGGTACCGCAAAGCTGGAGGGGAAAATAGAAGGGAAAATAGAAGGAAAAATAGAAGGAAGAATAGAGGGGAGAATAGAAGGTCGGGCAGAAGGAAAGGCAGAAGGTCGGGCAGAAGGGAAGGCTGAGGGAAAAGCTGAAGGGTTAATTGAAGGTGAGGAAAAAGGAGTCTTTAAAGTTGCCCGGAATATGAAAAAAATGGGAGTTTCCCTAGATACAATAGTTTTAAGCACGGGACTAACAGAGGAAGAGATAGAACGATTGTGACGTCAGCGTGTAGGGAAATTGTAATTGCCAATTTTTCATGTTTCAATAATTTCCTCTCATTATTGTCGCTGTTTTCCAACACGCTCATCTGATGAATGGCTATTGGGTTAAGTTTGACAAGCCGTTCACCTTGCGACATATCCTGTTCAATGAACACGGCATTGAGGTTCTCCATGTTTGACGGACAAATAAGTTCGTTGATAGTGGCATAATCACGTATATTGCCTTTCAGGTCGGAATTGGTTTCCCGCATTGCTTTGCCGTCATTCCGAACATTGCCACGTTCAATACATCGGTTTCGTTGGCATAGATCATATTTTGGACGGTAATCTTTGCCATATGATTTATATAAATACCCGTACATCTTTCGGTGTGTGCAGGGTGTTCTTAGGGATTAAACACGTATCACTTTCGAATCAAAGACGTTTCAAAGACGTTCAGGGGTGTCTTTGATTCGGGAGGGTGAGGCTGTTGTTGTCTGTTTGTTGGGGATGCTTGTCGGTGATTCTCCGTTTTATTACATGAATTGTTTCGGGGGATTTTGTTGGAGCGGGGTGTGTTTTTATGGATGAGGGAAATGTGGGATTTATGTCGAATATGTAATGAAAAATGTCGTTTGTGAAAAGATTCGGTTGTTTATGAATTAGAATTTTATACGGAGGATGCATGTCCTACCTTTGCCTCAGAAAACAAAGAAAAATCTTAAACAAACGAGCGATGGCAATAATAGACGAAAATATTCGGGGAAAGGTTGGAAATTCGGTTTTTTACAGGGTGGGGTCAATAATGCGGGTGAGGAGTGCGGCAGCGAACTACTTGGATGCGAATACGATAAAACAACAGGAAAACCGTTCCCGTTTGAGAGTAGCAATACGTTTTTATCAGCGTTTGGTGGAGATCGGGTTACAGGAGGCATGGTATCTGGCGACTCAAGGAACCGGGAAAAATGGGTACAATTTCTTTTTGAAATTAAACATGATGGTTTTTAAGCCTAACGGGAAGATTGGGGATTTTGCCCGATTACAGTTGACGGTTGGTATGTTGCAGAAGGTAAATCATCTTATGGCGTGTGTTGACGAGGAAGATGCGGTGGTTTTGTCATGGGAGAAGGCGGAGAATCTTCCTTCCGCGGGGATGGAGGATGAGTTGGTGGTTGTCGTGCTTTATGCCGATCGTTCGTTTTCTCCGGAATTTGTTAAGACGAACGGGGAGACGAGAGGTGACGGGAAAGCCACTTTCCGTTTGCCGGGTAGACGGGGAACGGCGGTTCACTTGTACTGTTTCTTCCGGAAGAAGAACGGGGAAGCTTATTCTCCGAGCCAATACCTTGGGATTTCGTGATTTTAGATTTACGATTGGGTGATTAAAGGATTTCCAGGTGGGAAATTACTTTATAAATTGACAGAAGACGAGGCGTTCAATTGTTCCTGACGTGTCGTTACGGGGGAGACGTGTGTGAGGATAAAAGGGAACGGGTAATTTTAATACTGAAAAATATGGCAAAAAGAGAGACAGGTAAAAGAGAAGAAACGGCGGATGTGACCGCTCAAGTATTAGAGGAATTGAGTGAATTGCGTCAGGAGGTACGCTTGGCAATCGAGGCGGCATCAAATGCTGCTTACAGGTTGATGGATGCTGACGGGTTGTGCCAGGCAATGCGAATATCCAGACACACATTACGGCGGTACGAGAAACAATTTAAGATTCCGGCGAGGAAGGTCGGTAACAAGAAGTTTTATTTTGTAGCAGAAGTGAAGAATTGTATCGTTACGGCTTTACGGCTTTGGAAGGAGTGAAAGGTGTGGTCGGGGCGGTTGGCAAGGTGATTGACCGCCTGACACTCCCGGCGAGGGAGAAGCGACAACTGGAAGCGGAATTGTTGGAATTACTGGTTGAACACGAGCAGGAGATGGCTCGATCCCGCTCTGCGGCGGTGGTGGAAGAGGCCCGGGGAAACTGGTTGCAGCGATCATGGAGGCCGTTGGTGATGTTGGTGTTCGCGTTGATTGTTCTCGTGGGAACGTTCACGACGTTACCCCTCCTTTCCGATACTTCTCGTTTCTGGGATTTACTGGAAATCGGCTTGGGTGGTTACGTGGTTGGACGGGGTGGAGAAAAAATGGCCGCGGCCGTTTTTAGACTAAAAGCTAAAAAGTAAAAGTTAAAAACTTGGTTAACTAAATTTTTTATTTATGGCATTTTCAATTTTCAATTCTTCATTTTCAATCGTGAACCATCGCTTGATGGGAGACAGGGTGGTTCACTTGGTGAGCGCAAAGAATACCCGGCGTTTGGAGGGGCCGGACATGATCGTGTTACATTACACGGCGGGAACGAGTGCTGAAAGTTCTGCACTTTTCCTGACTCGTCCTGACGTGTCGGCTTCGGCTCATCTGGTGATTGGGCGGGATGGGGAGGTGTTTCAACTGGTGCCTTTCAACATTGAGGCATGGCACGCTGGGAAAAGTTGGTATGCCGGACGTGGCGGGTTGAATCATTATTCGATCGGAATAGAGCTGGATAACTTGGGGAAACTCCGCTTCTCGGGTGATTTGTTTATCGCGGAGTGTGGGCGTGTGGTGCCGCTTGATGAGGTTTACACGGATTGTTCCGGTGATAGCCCGACATACTGGCATCGCTACACGGCAAGACAGATCCGGGTGTTACGGGAAATCTGTACTCTACTGGAAGAGACCTACCCGATTCGTGACGTGGTGGGACACTCGCTAATCACGCCGAGAAAGATCGATCCGGGCCCGGCGTTGGAATTCGCATTTAGCGAATTTCAAGATAAAAATTAAAAGTTAGAAACTAAAAATATACCTTCTTGGGGCAGGGCCCGCCCCGGGAGTGTAGAGTTCATTTTCAATTCTTAATTTCAATTTTAAAATTATGGCAGAATTTAATTCGTATTTATTAGGAAAAGCAAGGAAATCAGTAGGTAACATCACGTTGTGTTACACGAGAGGGAAGAATATTGCCAAGGCAAAGGTATTTTCTCGGAAGGATAACCCGACGCCGGAGGTACTGGCACAGCGGGCAAAGATGAAAGCGTTAGTGCAATTATCCCGACAGTTGTTGCCGGTAATCCGGAAAGGTTTTGTCGGAATCGGCAAAGGCTCGGCGGCAAACGCTTTCACCTCGGTGAATATGTCTCGGGTTTCGGTGGACGAGCGGAATGTGGCAACCGTGGATTTTGACCGCTTACTTTGTGCTTCCGGAATGTTGTATCCACCGAAGGTGGAAGTGACTTACTCGGAAGAGAATAAACTTTACTCTTTCGTGCAAGAGATGCAGGACGAGGAGAACGGCTACGCTTTCAATGATGACGTGGTGTACGCCATGTTATACGAAACGGTACTTGGTCGTGCCCGTTTGGTAACGTTACGAGCTCGTGGCGAGAACGGTAACACTACTTATGCTCTCCCAGAGGAGTGGAGTAACGAGAATGTGAAACTATATTGTTTTGCCACGTTGAAGAACGGGAAGGGAGCTTCGGATAGCCAAGTGATGACGTTGTAAGCTGTGATTTGCGATTTTGAATTCGAGGATTCAAGAGTTTCAATGATCGAGTGATTTTAACGAGGATGAAGTTTCATGTTTCCGGTATGGAATTCCTGCCGGAGGCATGAGACTCATCGTTATCGCAGATGGCGGATAACTTGTTGACGGGAGTTTTTTAGTATTATTGGTGGAGTGATCAGTTCCCTTGCCGTGACTTGGGTGAAACGATGGTAGGAGAGAAGGAGATAAGATGCTTGGGGGCAAAATTCGTTTTAAAACCTAAACGAGTTAAAATTTAACATTGTTAAATGTAATTTTTCCCCATTTTTTGAAGTAAAAATGGATGGGTAAACATGATATATATAAAAGTGGATAAAAATTACGAAAAGATATGATAAAGAAGAACGAGATAAACATGGAAAGCGAAGATTGGGAAATGGCTGAAAGGGCGATAAAGCAGTCGGGGACGGTGAAAGAGAAGCTTACCAGCCAAGAGATTGGGGAAGAAACATTTTCGGGTAAAGTTGAAGAGTGGGTTGAGGCAGTTCATGGGGTTTCGAAAATAGATAAGAAAAAAGCAGTTGAAAAGATGTTGGCTGAGTTAAAGAAGCGAGATCGGAAAAAGAGGGCGGTTCGTGTGTGGTGGACAGCGGGAGGATCGGTGGCTGCGGCAATACTTGTGTTCTTTACCTTGACACAGTGGTTACAATGGGGAAAAGAGACATCGGACGAGGAGAAGATTACGACTGTCGCTTTGACCGAGATAAAGGTACCGACTTTGATCACGATGGAGAGAGAGCATGGTGTATTATCTCAAGAAATATTAGATCTGAAGAAAGCAAAAGAGGGATACCGTGTAAAGGGATCGGGAAAAAAGGAAGAAGCGGATGTTGATACGAGTGAGCCGATTCGTTATAATCGAGTTGTAATTCCCGCGGGTTTCACTTATAAAGTAAGACTTGCCGATGGGTCTGTCGTGACGTTAAATGCTGGTAGTGAACTGAAGTTCCCGGAGGAGTTTCGAGATTCATTACGTGAGGTGGAGTTTACGGGAGAGGCATATTTTGAGGTGGAGAAATCAGATAAGCCTTTTATCGTGAAGGCCGGAGATTCACGAGTACAGGTTTATGGGACACGTTTCAATTTATTTTATAGTGAGAAACTTGCTTTGGCCGAGGCTGTTTTGGTTGAAGGAAGTATAGGTATGACGGCGAATGGTAAAGAAACTAAGATTATTCCCCATCAACGGGTATGGTATTCCATGAAGGATTCATTGATGCGTACTGAAAATGTCGATCCGGCGGATTACTTGACTTGGTTGGGTAATAGTTTTAAATATAATAGGACCAGATTGGATAAAATTGTTTTTGATATAGCTCAATGGTACGGGGTAGAAATCAAGATTGCTCCGGGCTTGGAGAAACAGGCATATAGCTTGGAGTTTGATCGATCAGCCACTATTGATTGGGTGGTGCGTGCTTTAGGACTGATTATTGACAAACCGATTAAAACAGAGGGAGGTGCATATTATATAGAGTAAATTCACATTTACCTAAAAAAGAGAATCTTCTCAGAGAAGATTCCCTTTTGAAACATAACTCAAAGGTTCGATTTCTCAGGTCTGACACCTTTGGTGGATGTTCATCATTACAACGTAAGTAAAACGTTACATTTAATTTCTCACAAATTTATGAAAAAGAAAGTGGAAATCATTAAAACAAGGGCAAATAAAATTGCCGTCGGTATATTTTTGTTGTTTATTTCGACGTTGTATTGCCCCAAACAACTTTTTGCTTCTGAATTTATAGAAGTACAACAACAGCAAGATCAAAAGAAGGTTACTTTAAATATGAAAGACAGGACGCTAGTAAATATCCTGTCGGAAATTAAAAGACAAACGGGTTTGGCTTATGGTTTTCGCGATAATCGGGATGCGACTTCGAATGAACGTTTCTCGATTCAAGTGAAAGAAGTAAGTGTCGATTCCGCTTTGAGCGTGTTGTTGAAAGAATCAAAATATTCTTATCAGATCGTGGGTGATTTAATCTTGATCAGTACTAAAAAAGATACAACAACCGAAGACCAGAAGAATTTGATCATGGTAAAGGGAACGGTTGTTGACGAGAATGGGAATCCGATTCCCGGGGCAACAATTCTTGTTCACGGGACGTCCCGGGGTATAGCTTCGGATATGGAAGGACGGTATTCCATCGAGGCAAAACCAGATGACGTGTTGAAAATTACCTTTGTCGGTTATAAAGATGAAGTGATTCCGATCAAAGGGAAAACTAAAATCGATGTTCGTTTGAACCCGACGGTTGAAAATATTGAGGAGGTTGCCGTGGTGGCTTTCGGTACGCAGAAAAAGGAAAGTGTGGTTTCAGCTATTACGACGGTAGACGCTT from Butyricimonas virosa encodes the following:
- a CDS encoding Rpn family recombination-promoting nuclease/putative transposase, with product MEKDKYIRFDWAVKRLLRNKANFDVLEGLLTVLLDRQIHIIDILESESNQQDYDDKFNRVDIKARDSENEIIIVEVQVTRELYFLERILYGVAKAITEHMALGDLYSEVKKVYSISILYFDIGKGNDYLYHGQNTFTGVHTGDHLQVTVKERDALVQRLPSEIFPEYFLIRVNEFDKVATTPLEEWLDYLKNDHIRPDTTTPGLKEAREKLVYYNMNPTERADYDRHVDAIMIQNDVLGTAKLEGKIEGKIEGKIEGRIEGRIEGRAEGKAEGRAEGKAEGKAEGLIEGEEKGVFKVARNMKKMGVSLDTIVLSTGLTEEEIERL
- a CDS encoding DUF6266 family protein — encoded protein: MAIIDENIRGKVGNSVFYRVGSIMRVRSAAANYLDANTIKQQENRSRLRVAIRFYQRLVEIGLQEAWYLATQGTGKNGYNFFLKLNMMVFKPNGKIGDFARLQLTVGMLQKVNHLMACVDEEDAVVLSWEKAENLPSAGMEDELVVVVLYADRSFSPEFVKTNGETRGDGKATFRLPGRRGTAVHLYCFFRKKNGEAYSPSQYLGIS
- a CDS encoding 3TM-type holin; this encodes MKGVVGAVGKVIDRLTLPAREKRQLEAELLELLVEHEQEMARSRSAAVVEEARGNWLQRSWRPLVMLVFALIVLVGTFTTLPLLSDTSRFWDLLEIGLGGYVVGRGGEKMAAAVFRLKAKK
- a CDS encoding N-acetylmuramoyl-L-alanine amidase, which codes for MAFSIFNSSFSIVNHRLMGDRVVHLVSAKNTRRLEGPDMIVLHYTAGTSAESSALFLTRPDVSASAHLVIGRDGEVFQLVPFNIEAWHAGKSWYAGRGGLNHYSIGIELDNLGKLRFSGDLFIAECGRVVPLDEVYTDCSGDSPTYWHRYTARQIRVLREICTLLEETYPIRDVVGHSLITPRKIDPGPALEFAFSEFQDKN
- a CDS encoding DUF6266 family protein, whose amino-acid sequence is MAEFNSYLLGKARKSVGNITLCYTRGKNIAKAKVFSRKDNPTPEVLAQRAKMKALVQLSRQLLPVIRKGFVGIGKGSAANAFTSVNMSRVSVDERNVATVDFDRLLCASGMLYPPKVEVTYSEENKLYSFVQEMQDEENGYAFNDDVVYAMLYETVLGRARLVTLRARGENGNTTYALPEEWSNENVKLYCFATLKNGKGASDSQVMTL
- a CDS encoding FecR family protein, which gives rise to MIKKNEINMESEDWEMAERAIKQSGTVKEKLTSQEIGEETFSGKVEEWVEAVHGVSKIDKKKAVEKMLAELKKRDRKKRAVRVWWTAGGSVAAAILVFFTLTQWLQWGKETSDEEKITTVALTEIKVPTLITMEREHGVLSQEILDLKKAKEGYRVKGSGKKEEADVDTSEPIRYNRVVIPAGFTYKVRLADGSVVTLNAGSELKFPEEFRDSLREVEFTGEAYFEVEKSDKPFIVKAGDSRVQVYGTRFNLFYSEKLALAEAVLVEGSIGMTANGKETKIIPHQRVWYSMKDSLMRTENVDPADYLTWLGNSFKYNRTRLDKIVFDIAQWYGVEIKIAPGLEKQAYSLEFDRSATIDWVVRALGLIIDKPIKTEGGAYYIE